Within Quercus lobata isolate SW786 chromosome 5, ValleyOak3.0 Primary Assembly, whole genome shotgun sequence, the genomic segment aacctgtcaccagtgtgcgccagTTGATGGatagaatagagaagtacaaaagaatAGAGGAGGATCAACTTCAGGGGAAGGGAAAGGCAAAAGCGATACCACAGGAGagaagggatttcaggtcggatcgttataataataGCCGACCAAGGAGGGATTTCGCTGTGCAGCCAACCTCGGCGGACGCCCAGGTTGTTAATGCGGTGTTTCGGGAGCCTGTCCAGCAGGTATTGGAAAAGATAAAGgatgagccattcttcaaatagccgaacaggatggcgggagagcctacaaaacgcaacccgagtttgtattgccattaccatcaagaccatggacacacgacagacaactgtaggaatttatgggaccatttggagcaatTGGTCTGAGAAGGGAAATTGAAGCAACTCTTACACCATTCCAGGGGAAGGGGAAGCCAGGCAGGTTCTGAGGTGCGgggggatgcttcatcaaggctcccccGGGGGACGATTAATGTCATCTTCGCGGCCCCGGGAAGGACCGGTTCCTGCCCCACGagagtgttgtcggtgtcccgattCCCCGCTGAGGATCGCTCTCAAGCATCGAAGAGGGCCAAGAGGCGTGtccctttgattttgggtttctcAGACGAGGATTTGATTGGAACTATACAGCCCCAcgaggatgccttggtggtcacgctgaggattAGCGGTTACGATGTCCGAAGAGTAATGGTTGATCAGGGGAGCGCAGCGGATGTAATGTATCCGGAtctgtacaaggggctaggtttgacaCAGGAGGATTTAACAACCTATACTTCCCCTCtagtcagttttgagggaaggttggtcattcctatgggactaatcaggttgcccgtgcagtcaggcacggaggtggtggaggtggattttattgttgtAGATGTTTATTCTCCATATACGGCCATCCTGGgtagaccttggcttcacacacttaaagcgGTTTCGTCCACCCTGCATCAgaaagtgaagtacccatccggagaccaagtcctggagatagtagggaaccaaTCGGTCGCTCGGCGATGCCAAGTAGCAGCCATTCGgcatcggccagaggcagaaacctcggctactgCCGATAATGattcatagcaattaaagcccCCAGCGTCGGGTATAGACGTACTAACgaatggggtagagtgtgaagatctggaaaaaGTGATCGTCActgatgatccagaaaaattTTTCCGGGTAGGGGCTAAGCTGCCCCtgcaagagaaagcgagtttgctggagttccttCGGGCCAACGTGGACgtttttgcatgggacccgtatgaagccccaggagtagacccaagtttcatttgtcaccgGCTCAATGTGAACCCTGCCATTCCCCCTAGGAGACAGACCCCTCGGCGACCGTCAAAGGAGCATGCCGAAGCGGTCAGAAGTGAAGTCATTAAGCtgaaacaggctggggctatcaaggaagtcttttacccccaatggttggccaatacggtggtggtgaagaagaagacggggaaatggcgagtgtgtgtggatttcacggatcttaataaggtATGCCCCAAGGACCCGTTTCCTATGCCGAAGATTGACCAGCTGGTGGATGCAACTgtgggccaccctaggatgagtttcttggatgcctttcagggGTACCATCAGATTCCGTTAGCCaccgatgatcaagaaaagaccgttttcgtgaccccggttgggaactaccattacaaggtgatgccctttggtctcAAGAACGCTGGGTCAACCTATCAACGtatgatgactaaaatgtttgagccactgctgggcagaagtattgaagtttacattgatgacatggtggtgaaaagcaaggtAGTGACCGAGCATGTGAAGGACCTCACTAATATCTTCGGGATATTGAGAGAGCATAGGTTGCGCCTAAACGCCTCgaagtgttcctttggtgtaggctccgggaagttcttggggtacatggtgacccataggggaattgaggtgaacccagatcagattagggccattaacgatttacAAGCGCCTCGAAATCCAAAGGAGGTGCAGAGGTTGACGGGGATGACTGCCGCtttgaaccgatttatctccaggtcggctgagaggtgtcgtccttttttccgtctgttacataaatggaagggattcgaatggaccgaggagtgcgcCGAGGCGTTCCAGCGGCTGAAGGACTATTTATCTAAaccacctatcatgtctagccctgaagtagacgaggtgttgtatgcctatctggcggtagctcctcacgccgtcagtttcgtcttgatgcgagaagacaaGGGCGTTCAGAAGCCTGTTTATTATGTGAGTAgatccctccatgaagccgaggtgagatatctgtcgttagaaaaggccatactggcagtcgtccatgcaacacgtaaacttccgcattattttcaagctcacactgtagttgtCTTGACCCAATTACCCCTCAAATCCATAATTAGAAGTGCTGATTATACCGGCAGAATAgccaagtggggaacgattctgggtgcttttgacatcaaatacatgcctcgcaccttTGTGAAGGGTCAAGTTCTTGCCGACCTGGTAGCTGAATTCGCTAAGTGTCCTGAGGAGATTAGTAGGAATCGAGATCACATGGATGAGAAAGCGGTTGGCGCAATATCCGCGTCAGGATGGCCGGAGTGGAAggtatacgtggatggggctgccaaccaacggggagctggacTGGGATTGGTTCTGATATCCCCTGAAGAAGTCATCATAGAGAAATCATTAAGGCTAgggttctcagctactaacaatgaattaGAGTACGAAgctttgataatgggaatgagcatggtccgtaaaatgggtggaaaggcggtGAAGATGCTCTCGGACTCAAGGCTGGTTGTCGGCCAAGTAAccggagagttggaggccagagacccaaggatgcaaggatACCTGGACCGAGTAAGGCGAATGCGAGCTGAGTTTGAATCTTTTGACGTACTACATATTCCACGAGGGGAGAATACCCATGCTGATTCTTTGGCGACCCTCGCCACTTCCTCAGTACAAAATCTCCCTCGGGTAATTGTCGTCGAAGACTTGTGTACTCCCACCTCACCAAAAAAGGAGGTTCGCCAAATCCGTCAAGTTGGTCCATCGCCAaactggatggaccctatattaaaatttctcgaaaATGACACATTGCCCGAGGATAAGGTGGAAGCCGAGAAAATACGAAGAagagcacctcggtactggttatccgaggataagAAGCTGTACAGACGGTCTTTCTCTGGACCATATTTGCTCTGTGTGCCTCTTGAGACGGCGGAATCAATCCTGGAAGAGTTACATGAGGGCGTTTGTGGGAGCCATACCGGAGGGAGGTCTCTATCATACCGAGCACTGACGCAgggttattggtggccaaatatgcataGGGAGGCGCAGGAGTATGTTAAGAAATGTGACCAGTGTCAAAGATACGCCCCGAATATTCATCAGCcaggaggagttcttaaccctctttcaagcccttggccttttgcgcaatggggactggacattGTCGACCCTTTTCCAaaagctataggaaacaagagGTACTTGCTCGTTGGCacggactacttcactaaatgggttgaagctgaacccttggcgaacatccgggacgtggatgtgaagaagtttgtctggaagaatattgttacgcgatttggtattccacgagctcttgtttcggacaatgggctccagttcgatagcaatgccttcaGGGATTACTGTTCAGagctgggaataagaaacaagtattccactccagcttatccgcaaggcaatgggcaggctgaagctgttaacaaggtcattGTCAATGGGCTCAAAAAGAGACTAGACGATGCGAAAGGAAAGTGGGTGGAAGAGCTACcgcatgtgctttggacgtatcggacaaccccccgacgttcgacgggagaaactcctttctctatgacctatggggccgaggccatTATTCCCCTAGAAACAGGATTCCCAACGTTGAGGACCAATGCATTTTCTTCTAGTAATAATGATACAATGTTGAAGCACAATCTAGatctgattgaagaacgaagggagagcgtaatggttcggctagcttactaccagcacaaactcaagcgGAGCTATGATAGCAACGTaaggatgaggccgttagccataggagatctAGTGCTGAGAAAGGTCttgggggccactaagaatccaaattggggaaaactgggacccaacTGGAAGGGACCATACCAGATTACTTCTATagcaggaataggggcttactatctagaagacctagatgaaaaacctgtactccatccttggaacgtaaataatctcagaaggtattattactAATAAAGCAGTTTCAATTCAGAtatcttcttttaaatttacgTCGAATATGCATCCTATAAATTTcgcatcctgtcatatcatactgaattgttgaacagaaactgagttatgccaggtccacggatcgcaaacttagtggaaattaacatcctatcatactgaattgttgaacagaaactgagttatgccaggtccacggatcgcaaacttagtggaaattaacatcctatcatactgaattgttgaacagaaactgagttatgccaggtccacggatcgcaaacttagtggaaattaacatcctatcattcatgctgaattgttgaacagaaactaagttatgctagGTCcatggatcgcaaacttagtggaaatcaacatcctatcattcatactgaattgttaaacagaaactgagttatgccaggtccacggatcgcaaacttagtggaaattaacattcTATCATTCAtgctgaattgttaaacagaagcTAAGTCacgccaggtccttggatcgcaagcttagtggaaattaacatcctaccattcataataaattgttaaacagaaattagATCATGCCAGGTCCTCAGACCGTAAACTCGATAAAAATTGGCCTGCTAAGTGGTTTATCGAGTTATTAAACGGTAAACAGAGCGGTgatgaattttctaaatcataaacttggTGGAAATAATGCCTTATGGACCTTTATAAAGAAGTCAGAAAGAGAAAGCCTCGAATGCAAGGATGGCGTATAGTGAAAGAAGGTGATTGAGATGGACCCCTTGAAAATTACGGCAACAAAGTAAGTACGGGTGAAGATAATTTAGAGTCATCAGAATGAAAAGAAACTAAATGAGAAAGTACTCCATTACATTTCTagttaaaattacaaaataatttctatatttttctgcTAATTGGTAATGCCCCCAGTTGATTGGACGGTAGAGTCCAACTCTTGTTGAAAATCATGAGAGGTTGCCTCTGATTTGGAAGCAGTAGTGGGTTTATTGGGAGAATTGCGAGACGGAACCTCCTCGATAGGGGGGTTAATAGCTGGGGAAGGGGTATCAGCCTGGTATGATTGAGGAGCCGAGGAGCGTATCGCTTCGGGATAATACACGTTCTCTGGCTTGcgtagttcagatgaggcttcaaccccagcgcGGTTAAGAGCCTCATTCCAGGTTCTCGCGCAGAAGATGCGGCACACTTCTGGAACCTCGGCTCTTAGggctttctcagtttcagctattcCAAGTTCGTAGCCCTTCTGctcggcttgttctttgagtttttcagcttgctcccttagcttctgagtctcttctagatgcttcttaagaacaagaacttgctcctgagtctttTTCAGCTCGGCGTTCGCTTCATGCAGAAGCTTGgtctgttcctcggcctgcttctggtaaCCTTCTGATGCCAGTTCAGCACTCTTACGAGCTTCTTCTtcgacctgtagttttttccttgcgaTGGTTAAATCCTGTTCGGACCTGGACAAGGTTTGTACAGCCGAtgcccttcttttcctttcaccgtCAAGTTGGGTGGAGCAAGCATTGAACATCTCATcgagcttgaaagtattttggatgatctatAAGAAACGAGGTGGGAATTAGCGTTCTAGTTAATGGGAAACGCCCATTAGTAAGCCACAGTCGCACAATGAAACAgtgtaaaaaagaaatagtttctcaccatgcccaagtatcgtttattgtcaaggatgagttggTTCTTCCTCACGTTCTTTATctcagccatatcctttgggagcaataaggcctcctctatggccgaggctacgtgacacccaatgccgccattgaagtcccttatagaggcatcgtttcgcaggggctccccaccgagcataggaGCTGGCAGCCACGCCGGTGAGTCGGGATGTGGGGAATCAGGTTTCTCTTGACCCCGTGTAGCGGGGTGcctagttttctgctgctttacAGCTCGTTGGGCATCCTCCTTTTGAATGGGGCGAGATCTACTTACATCTGCCGCCTCTCTACTCTTCCGTTCTTTGTACTTTTCTTGCTCGGCAGCATTAATTGGCACTGGTTGCGGAGGTGATTGGGGAGGGTGTCGAGGAGCTGTAGGAtgagacctggctggaagagatgaaaccaAGGATGGTATTGTCTGGGCAGGTGCAGCCTTTCCCTGTTGACCTTCCATTAgctccatcaaacttttctggGGTTTTCTGTGTGcccccatctcgtcagaactTTCCTCGGGACTTGTGGGCTGATCGAGAACCTCTAAGTCGTCTGTGGATTCAGACACTGTTACAAcggtttccttattttttccctttttcccttttctatTGGTTCCTTTCTTTTTGAGGGAAGATAAGGGTAAAGAGGGCCCAGCCGAGATGCTGGCCACCAAAAGAGGCTTTGTGAGAGGTGTGTGTttgggaagtggaataccctctggaacgaCGAACCCTTCGTAagcaacactgatacggcgaagccgagggttgcgtgccctaatcacgtacttcggcgcctgaaagccgAAAGAAAGGGGGGTGTAGCCAAGgattaaatgtgctgcccgtaattgaccatcagcctcgttcacgtatatttcggCTCCCAATAAtctgtctaggctcgctttattgactaatctgagattgggcttcgtgtagcgtttgtctgcaaaaccgttaatttcaaagttaaaattgtGAGGCCCGAAAATAATGAAAGTTAGTAAAATGTGTTCATGAGTTAAATGGTGTAGGTTTGCAATTTtgcacccacctggtgttccttctactgtcgggcaaggtagaccatcgtgccattccccagaaaaaataaggaaatcctcttttaaatgcttatttgaagtagggaggcaTTGAATTAGCCTTACcgcaggatatctcgacttgagataataatCCTGGTCAGCTAAGCGGTGAAGGCTATACACCCAATTCACATCGTGATGGGATAGGTTTAAatccattctctgattcaaaGCGTCTATACTACccaaaatcctaaacatattgggagcgcattgggtgggggataaCCTAAAGAAACTAAGataacccctagtgatactgcccatggggatggtcatcccacCTTcgataaaggcgatcatggggataaccacttccccagtttgcctggcgtcaacccactccccttgggctgcatacctcatccctaccgttggtgggatattgtacttagagcgaaagtttctaataccctcctcggagtcaacgAGACGCCGAAAGGGATTCCgctgtttccccatttttctagaGAGGCTTAGTAGAAAAGAAACTTTTTGGCGAGTGAATAACAATAGCAAAAGCTTtaagaggacttacaggttcaaaggaaggacctcggacaacgtgTGATTATTTATGGTCGCCAGGAGAACAGAGAAGACTGGGAGAAGGCAGATTCAGTTTTATGAGCTCTGGAACTGCATAATCATCAGGGATAAGGTACAGGTTCAATTTGGGAGcacctttatagtcatgtgaaggttgtgagcggtaaaattcccgctcacaaaataAGAGAAACCCCCTACCGTTTGATTGAGATCtcgccgttgaacgtgggagacaagggagttgtcagaatttaataCTACCAAAACCGgggtgctgaagcgtcaggggcatgccccgaaACGCGCACAGAtgcaggcttatgacgtcaaaatccaccttttctcctgaagagtcgaaaagtaggattttgaggggctattgtggggatcgttcgattaatGGGCCCCTAGGGTTCAGGATGGGGTCAGGACTGTTGGGCCAGCGGCCCATCAGAGATCGTATATCCGTCCGAGGATACCCTGGTCCTTGGCATAactcgtccgaggacgatcgttTCCGAGGACGATCGAGACGTGGGCTCATTACGATCAGAGCTCCGAATTCGGTcatcacaaagggtagagcagccgactaaaagtgaaagagataaggcaaacaaatatctgaagctacagctacctccgcattaatgacctctcaaccaactctctggccgcattaatgtggaggtgatacctgaacagtggaaaggcagccttacagctgcccataggaagttccaggaggtgccagatgggacagaaagaaatcctccgaacccaacctacacgtgtgcggcaagGATGAAGCGCAAAGggaagtatataaactaaaagaagaaccgGAAACGGGGGATcgagaaaagaaaggagaaaaagagaaggacgaagaaacagagaaaaacaagagagaagaaagtaaggAAGGAAAGTGAGAGGATTcacagaagaaaaatatttgtgagacCGACCTTGTACTTGAAACAGGTTTAAGGGAAATCTTGGAGGGAAGTATTatagttaacctagttctttacacccacgctctaaaaattgtattgtctgggccttttacgtggGAACCCAATACtattaggttcgtcaccaaatcgtgtccttacaatagatatgatagaatttcaatttataatattcactccttgataattaattaattattcttTATCACCGGTCCAAAACATCAATCTATTTTTTATCTAGATAGGATTCAAACTCttaatctcttatttaataataagaaaatttggagTAAATTGAAATCCATgttttaaaccaaaaatttcatTGAATATGATCAGAGGGTacagaaaaattatttattaaaaaaacaatagcGTACAATTCAACCTTGACAGTACCGATACACGGATAGACAGCAATTATTCGAAAGCACTCAGCGACAACGACGAGCGTTCAAATCCAACTCAACAAAATCGTAAACCAATAGACGATTTACACACCCAAAACATATCCAGCTGATGCATATATCGTCACTTTTTTGTATCACAAAAACAATGCTGCAATGAAAACCGCAACTCCAATGGGCACCAATATTCCATGGGTTGCCAGACTCTCTGCACCAGAATTAACAACCACTGTAGGAGTAGCAGTAGTAGTAGTACTGGTCTTTGGACTGGCTGCTATCGGCGTCTTCTTCGGCTTAGGCTTGATTATAGCCGGGGCGGGAGCCAGTGCTGGAGCTGGTGATGGAACCTTGGAAACAAAAAGGTCAAGAGGAAGAAGCACTTTGTCTACTTGATAAATAGCAAGCTGAAAATTCGAATATAGAGTACCACTCACTGTGGCATTTACAAGGCCAGTCGAAAtgtttacttggtttcccatactGGTCACATTAAGTGGGTAATCACCGGGTTTGTTATCTCCTGCTTGTGTTCGCAATGGGTTGCTCACAGTTTGGAAGTTTTGCAAAGTATAATAAGTGGGCAAGATATGAAACTGTACAAGTCGGACCTTTTCTTCGTTATTGAGAGAGTTTAGAGTGCCAGCTTTAAGGCTGGCAAATGCGTTATCGTTTGCAGCAAAAAGGGTGAAACGAATGTTTGAATCGTTGAGCTGCCCTCTGAGTTGATCAGACACTCCAGTGCTCTTTAAGAGGCGGATTAGAATGGTGAACCCACCAATCTTTTGAAGGATTTTAGTGACATCAGGGGGCCCGGGTGGAGCCGGTCCAGCCGGAGCCACAGCAGGCAGCTTTGGGGCCGGAGCTGGCTGGCCTAAAGTGGTGGTAGAGTGGAAGAGTAAAACAAGTAGAAGTGAGAGTGAGAAGAGAGCTTGTTTGGCCATCTTAGTATGTATGTATAGTGAGCTGTGTTTTGTTTCGGGAGTTTGCTAATGCAAGATTGGTACTTGCTGGAGTGTGTTTGATATGTGTTGAAGAGAGGAATTAGAGGCTTTTTATAAAGCCTTGGAGACAATGAAGTTAGGTGAAAGGGTACAATCTTAGTTAAAACTTTAAAGAACTCAAATcttagttacaaaaccttaGATGTTTGCAGTTCATCTTTCTGTGAGAGATAAGAGGATGAGTGGatagaatgagagagagattttatttGCCGTTTGGTTTGCTTGGCAAGTCGGGAAAAACATTGGGGATCCGAAATGTGTTTAGATTTAGAAAGTTGGATATGATTGCTTAGCTTTCTCTTACATGAATCTTAGCTATAAAAGCTTGTTTGCATGCCACAACCCAAAGAAATAACTCGCCTCCCTGGTCTCCTTCCCTACTTCCAATTTTGCAAATCCTTTTCCCAGGTAGGATGTCCTTTCTCCTCTTTCTAACACAGTTTGAGTTCTTAGGAGATGGACAAAGTTGTATTTTCATAAACCagtttaaaaaaacaaaaacaacaactcAGACAGATGATGTTTTAATTGAGACaaagctttaaaaaataaaaatagctttCCAACTTCATTGGTCTTCTTCTTCAAGACACGGTGAGTAGTCTATGATTATCCTAGGAGTTAAGTTTTTCATACCGTAgctttttatagtatttttgctaaggaagagattaaaaaaattaaataaataaaagaaatcattttattatttaggtttcattttttgtttcatgtaaaaatattttttcgaATTTTAAGTATCTATTACAACTAAAAATGTTGGTCAACTTGAAAATGTCTTCCACTTGACCATA encodes:
- the LOC115992602 gene encoding fasciclin-like arabinogalactan protein 12, whose product is MAKQALFSLSLLLVLLFHSTTTLGQPAPAPKLPAVAPAGPAPPGPPDVTKILQKIGGFTILIRLLKSTGVSDQLRGQLNDSNIRFTLFAANDNAFASLKAGTLNSLNNEEKVRLVQFHILPTYYTLQNFQTVSNPLRTQAGDNKPGDYPLNVTSMGNQVNISTGLVNATVSGTLYSNFQLAIYQVDKVLLPLDLFVSKVPSPAPALAPAPAIIKPKPKKTPIAASPKTSTTTTATPTVVVNSGAESLATHGILVPIGVAVFIAALFL